The proteins below are encoded in one region of Salvelinus namaycush isolate Seneca chromosome 32, SaNama_1.0, whole genome shotgun sequence:
- the il11b gene encoding interleukin-11, with protein sequence MELTEYNLDSLPEMEHTANHLSSLKLNDSLSQLYTDLFSFKLHVDWMIDARVNMSLPVSPKTLEVAKGLHNLSSFCSTALQQIACTLPQISTPSFPTQLKAWDVALLSYEIPERLRFYCQWSTRVLLLLRSKVQRL encoded by the exons ATGGAGCTTACGGAGTACAATCTAGACTCTCTTCCCGAGATGGAGCACACGGCAAATCACCTCAGTTCACTAAAG cTAAACGACTCCCTCTCACAACTTTACACGGATCTCTTCTCCTTTAAACTGCATGTTGACTGGATGATTGACGCCCGAGTCAATATGAGCTTGCCAGTCTCTCCCAAGACACTAGAGGTCGCTAAAGGCCTGCATAATCTCTCAAGCTTCTGTTCTACTGCACTACAGCAG ATCGCGTGCACACTACCCCAGATTTCCACCCCCTCCTTCCCAACACAACTCAAAGCCTGGGATGTGGCCCTCCTCTCCTACGAGATTCCTGAGCGGTTACGATTCTACTGTCAATGGTCAACCAGAGTGTTGCTCCTCCTTAGGTCAAAGGTTCAGCGCCTTTGA